One genomic window of Arachis stenosperma cultivar V10309 chromosome 10, arast.V10309.gnm1.PFL2, whole genome shotgun sequence includes the following:
- the LOC130956745 gene encoding uncharacterized protein LOC130956745, producing MPSGVEYAVDLRHHRCDCGEFQVDRIPCRHVFACCANQRLDWKVYVNDVYKMDQIRRVYKARFRPLGNPATWPAYHGPKFVGNPFLRRVAKGRPKMTRFLNEMDTRMLRRPRRCKQCGAEGHSHSRCRQSGGPSAGPAEE from the coding sequence ATGCCTAGTGGGGTTGAGTATGCAGTTGACCTACGCCACCATCGGTGTGACTGTGGTGAATTCCAGGTTGACCGAATTCCGTGTCGGCACGTGTTTGCGTGTTGTGCAAATCAGAGGTTGGATTGGAAAGTGTACGTTAATGACGTTTACAAGATGGACCAAATTCGAAGAGTATACAAGGCTAGGTTTCGACCACTGGGAAATCCGGCAACGTGGCCTGCTTATCATGGACCTAAATTCGTTGGAAACCCGTTCCTCAGACGGGTAGCCAAGGGCCGGCCGAAGATGACCCGCttcttgaatgagatggacacTCGTATGTTGCGTCGCCCGAGGCGATGCAAGCAATGCGGTGCCGAGGGCCATAGTCACAGTAGATGTCGTCAAAGTGGTGGACCGAGTGCAGGTCCAGCCGAAGAGTAG